The following coding sequences lie in one Pseudomonas sp. SL4(2022) genomic window:
- a CDS encoding YcgN family cysteine cluster protein, with translation MAAKVEPFWKRKTLEQLDQDEWESLCDGCGLCCLQKLEDEDDGSVYYTRIACKLLDLKTCRCTDYSNRRRFVPDCIQLTPAQADQFQWLPPTCAYRLVSEGKDLLLWHHLVCGDPEQVHKQRISQAGRMLSENSVAEDEWEEHMIFRAG, from the coding sequence ATGGCCGCCAAAGTCGAACCCTTCTGGAAACGCAAAACCCTCGAACAGCTGGATCAGGACGAGTGGGAGTCGCTGTGTGATGGCTGCGGCCTGTGCTGCCTGCAAAAGCTCGAGGATGAGGACGATGGCAGCGTGTATTACACGCGCATCGCCTGCAAACTGCTGGACCTGAAGACCTGCCGCTGCACCGACTACAGCAATCGACGCAGGTTTGTGCCGGACTGCATTCAGCTCACCCCGGCCCAGGCCGATCAGTTTCAGTGGTTGCCACCGACCTGCGCCTATCGCCTGGTCAGCGAAGGCAAGGATCTGTTGCTGTGGCATCACCTGGTGTGCGGCGACCCAGAGCAGGTGCACAAACAGCGGATTTCCCAGGCCGGGCGCATGCTCAGCGAAAACAGCGTGGCCGAGGATGAGTGGGAAGAGCACATGATTTTCCGCGCGGGCTGA
- a CDS encoding D-2-hydroxyacid dehydrogenase has product MRVLIGEGEYRRYAALLHEQAPELEVYGSDQLVELQQAPTCPVWLGQPDLLAALLRQGVRPQWMQSTWAGITPLLATGLPADYRLSRAVGIFGQVMAEYVLGHLLAHERQLFARLAAQVEQRWDNRAPQSLAGRTALIVGTGDIGLSVARFLAPFGIQLLGIASSPRNLPPFRQVAGLDELPSLAAEADYLINLLPDTPATRDIYDSALFAACKSSALFINAGRGVAVVDQALVSALQQGQLAGAVIDVCRAEPLPAGHPFWDAPRLLLTGHSAAPTDPRLLVQLFVDNLQRWQAGETVLGQVDFTRGY; this is encoded by the coding sequence CTGCGCGTGCTGATCGGTGAGGGCGAATATCGCCGCTATGCCGCGCTGCTGCATGAGCAGGCTCCTGAGCTGGAAGTGTACGGCAGCGACCAGCTCGTCGAGCTGCAGCAGGCCCCAACCTGCCCGGTTTGGCTGGGGCAGCCTGATCTGTTGGCCGCCTTGCTGCGTCAGGGTGTTCGGCCGCAGTGGATGCAATCGACATGGGCAGGCATCACGCCGTTGCTGGCCACTGGTTTACCGGCTGACTACCGCCTGAGCCGCGCCGTGGGCATCTTCGGCCAGGTGATGGCCGAATATGTGCTGGGCCATTTGCTGGCCCATGAGCGTCAGTTGTTTGCCCGCCTGGCGGCACAGGTCGAGCAGCGCTGGGACAACCGCGCACCGCAAAGCCTGGCCGGGCGCACGGCGTTGATTGTCGGCACCGGTGATATCGGCTTGAGCGTGGCGCGGTTTCTGGCCCCGTTCGGCATTCAGTTGCTGGGTATCGCCAGCAGCCCGCGCAATCTGCCGCCGTTCCGTCAGGTGGCTGGGCTCGACGAACTGCCAAGCCTAGCGGCTGAGGCCGATTACCTGATCAACCTGCTGCCCGATACGCCAGCCACCCGTGATATTTATGATTCCGCGCTGTTTGCTGCCTGCAAGTCCAGCGCGCTGTTCATCAATGCCGGGCGCGGTGTGGCCGTGGTCGACCAGGCATTGGTCAGCGCGTTGCAACAAGGGCAACTGGCCGGTGCAGTGATTGATGTCTGCCGTGCAGAACCGCTGCCTGCGGGTCATCCATTCTGGGATGCGCCGCGCCTGCTGTTGACCGGGCACAGCGCGGCGCCGACGGACCCGCGTCTGTTGGTGCAGCTGTTTGTCGATAACCTGCAGCGTTGGCAAGCCGGTGAAACCGTACTGGGCCAAGTGGATTTCACCCGGGGTTATTGA
- a CDS encoding YcgL domain-containing protein, translated as MKRICSIYKSPRKNEMYLYVLRSDGLKRVPEALLSAFGLPALAFELVLTPERELAREDIHKVLANLDEQGYHLQMPPPEDEYIEHLPDELLRRNDPV; from the coding sequence GTGAAACGTATCTGCTCAATCTACAAAAGCCCGCGCAAAAACGAGATGTACCTCTATGTGTTGCGCAGTGATGGCCTCAAGCGTGTGCCTGAAGCACTGTTGAGCGCCTTCGGCCTGCCAGCTCTGGCCTTTGAGCTGGTCCTCACCCCCGAGCGCGAGCTGGCCCGCGAGGACATCCACAAGGTGCTGGCCAACCTCGACGAGCAGGGCTACCACCTGCAAATGCCGCCACCGGAAGATGAATACATCGAGCACCTGCCCGATGAGCTGCTGCGCCGTAACGATCCGGTCTGA